A region from the Salminus brasiliensis chromosome 22, fSalBra1.hap2, whole genome shotgun sequence genome encodes:
- the LOC140543963 gene encoding retinol-binding protein 3-like — protein sequence MAKILLDNYCFPENLIGMQEAIQQAVSSGEILHISDRKTLAAVLTAGVQGALNDPRLTVSYEPDYVPVTPPALQTLPTEQLIRLIRNSVKLELMESNVGYLRIDRIIGQEAAAKLGHLLHENIWNKLVHTSAIIFDLRFSTAGDLSGVPNIISYFSDPDPLLHIDTVYDRPTNTTKEMWTTADLLGDRYGKSKDVIVLISKRTVGAAEAVAYTLKHLKRAIVVGERSAGGSVRVEKVKISDTGFYVTVPVARSINPITGQSWEVSGVSPSVTTNPKEAVSKAKALLAARKVIPKAVKRVSETIRRFYSFRDKVSALLSQLATADFSTVISEESLAAKLNYELQSVSEDPRLTVKIMQDFPVLPEDGPDIDATILAENLIDTLFKVEILSGNAGYIRCDKFPKTSVLGGLEDEIAEEVWEVVKETGNLIIDLRYNSGGSSETLAYFLSYLYDSSPTVHLYTIYDRIQNRTTDFHTLGNITGTSYGSKRGVYVLTSYHTSAAGEEFAYLMQSLHRGTVIGEITSGTLLHSRSFRVEDTSIIITVPVLNFIDNNGECWLGGGVVPDAIVLAEEAISQTQDIIKFHKNIHALVEAAGHLLETHYAIPEVASKVSQVLQSKLAEGMYRSVVDYESLASQLSVDLQETSGDHRLHIFYCEVEPEPQHRLPKLPSPEEVGYIIDALFKVDVFPENVGYLRFDMTANMEFMRAIGPQLIEMVWSKLVNTDVLIIDMRFNTGGYSTAVPLFCSYFFEAEPLQHLYTIFDRSAKTMTNVMTLLEVLGQRYGSKKDLYILTSHMTGSAAEVFTRTMKDLKRATVIGEPTIGGSLSSGTYQIEDSILYASIPNQVVLSAVTGKSWEVKGVAPDVEVKAEDALDVALKIIKLRAEIPATVKAAASLVADNYAFESIGVDVAEKLEGLVDSGEYNMISSKEALEEKLSADLAKLSADKCLKVTDNSPTMLPTDTSPEMLIELIKVSFQTDVFEHNIGYLRFDMFGEFNQIPVVAQIIVDQVWNKVVDTDAMILDLRNNIGGSINPIAGFSSYFFDVDKEIVLDKLYDRPSGTTKDLVTIPQLTGRRYGSKKSLLILTSSVTAGAAEEFVYIMKNLGRAMIVGEATSGSCQPPKPFQVGDSNIFLAIPTTHSDTAQGIAWEGAGIAPHIPVPAEAALDTAKGILNKHFSGQK from the exons ATGGCTAAAATCCTGCTTGACAACTACTGCTTCCCAGAGAACCTAATCGGCATGCAGGAGGCAATCCAGCAAGCGGTAAGCAGCGGAGAAATCCTGCACATATCGGATCGTAAGACGCTCGCAGCTGTACTGACCGCCGGGGTGCAAGGTGCACTCAATGACCCCAGGCTGACCGTGTCGTATGAGCCTGACTACGTTCCTGTCACGCCACCTGCTCTTCAGACGCTCCCAACAGAACAGCTGATACGGCTAATCAGGAATTCTGTTAAACTGGAGCTGATGGAAAGCAACGTCGGCTACCTGAGGATTGACCGCATTATAGGTCAGGAGGCGGCCGCGAAACTGGGACATCTTCTCCACGAGAACATCTGGAACAAGCTCGTCCACACGTCAGCAATTATCTTCGACCTGCGGTTCAGCACAGCAGGGGACTTGTCCGGCGTTCCTAACATCATTTCATATTTCTCTGATCCTGACCCACTTCTCCACATAGACACAGTCTATGACCGACCCACTAACACAACTAAGGAAATGTGGACAACTGCAGATCTTCTTGGTGATAGGTACGGTAAAAGTAAAGACGTGATCGTTTTAATCAGCAAGCGCACCGTGGGTGCGGCGGAAGCTGTGGCCTACACTTTAAAGCACCTGAAAAGAGCGATAGTTGTTGGGGAACGGTCTGCGGGAGGGTCGGTTCGAGTTGAAAAGGTGAAGATCAGTGACACTGGCTTTTACGTTACAGTCCCTGTTGCTCGGTCCATTAACCCAATTACAGGCCAGAGTTGGGAAGTCAGCGGGGTTTCACCATCTGTCACAACCAACCCAAAAGAAGCAGTGTCAAAGGCCAAGGCCCTCCTGGCTGCCAGAAAAGTCATCCCAAAAGCAGTCAAAAGAGTATCGGAAACTATCAGGCGCTTCTACTCATTCCGAGACAAGGTCTCAGCTTTACTGAGCCAACTAGCTACCGCAGACTTTTCCACAGTCATTTCCGAGGAGAGCTTAGCAGCCAAACTAAACTATGAGCTGCAGTCTGTATCTGAAGACCCACGTTTAACCGTCAAGATCATGCAAGACTTCCCGGTCCTCCCTGAAGATGGCCCAGACATTGATGCCACCATACTCGCTGAAAACCTTATTGACACATTATTTAAAGTGGAAATATTGTCCGGAAATGCAGGATATATCCGCTGCGATAAGTTCCCTAAAACATCGGTCCTTGGTGGACTGGAGGATGAAATTGCAGAAGAGGTTTGGGAGGTAGTTAAGGAAACAGGAAATCTGATAATTGACCTGCGCTATAACTCTGGTGGCTCATCAGAAACACTGGCTTATTTTCTTTCTTACCTGTACGACAGTTCGCCAACCGTGCATCTCTATACAATCTATGACAGGATCCAGAACAGAACCACTGATTTCCATACCCTTGGTAACATCACCGGGACCTCCTATGGCTCCAAAAGGGGAGTGTATGTGTTAACTAGCTATCACACCTCTGCAGCTGGGGAAGAATTTGCATATCTGATGCAGTCCCTGCATCGGGGAACTGTGATTGGTGAGATAACATCTGGGACACTCCTTCACTCAAGGTCATTTCGAGTTGAAGACACAAGCATCATCATTACTGTCCCTGTTCTGAACTTCATCGACAACAATGGGGAATGCTGGCTAGGTGGTGGCGTAGTCCCAGATGCCATAGTGCTTGCTGAGGAAGCAATCAGTCAAACTCAGGATATCATAAAGTTTCACAAGAATATCCACGCTTTGGTAGAAGCAGCAGGACACCTCTTAGAGACACATTATGCCATTCCAGAGGTTGCTTCCAAAGTCAGTCAAGTCTTGCAGTCAAAGCTGGCAGAGGGAATGTACCGCTCAGTCGTTGATTATGAGTCTCTTGCATCTCAGCTGTCTGTGGATCTTCAAGAAACCTCTGGCGACCACAGGCTCCACATTTTCTACTGCGAAGTTGAACCAGAGCCCCAACACAGGCTGCCCAAACTCCCATCTCCTGAGGAGGTGGGCTATATTATCGACGCCCTCTTTAAGGTAGACGTCTTTCCTGAGAATGTTGGCTATCTGAGGTTTGACATGACGGCTAATATGGAATTCATGCGAGCAATCGGACCTCAGCTGATCGAAATGGTGTGGAGCAAGCTGGTGAACACTGACGTACTGATCATTGACATGAGGTTCAATACAGGGGGCTACTCCACAGCCGTTCCATTGTTCTGCAGCTACTTCTTCGAGGCAGAACCCTTGCAGCACCTGTATACCATTTTCGATCGCTCTGCCAAAACCATGACTAACGTTATGACCCTTCTCGAGGTTCTGGGACAGAGGTACGGCTCAAAGAAAGACCTTTACATTCTGACGAGTCACATGACTGGGTCAGCTGCAGAGGTGTTTACCAGGACGATGAAGGACCTGAAGCGGGCCACGGTAATTGGGGAACCAACAATTGGAGGCTCCCTCTCCAGTGGGACGTATCAGATCGAGGACAGCATCCTTTATGCCTCCATTCCTAATCAGGTGGTGTTGAGTGCAGTGACTGGAAAG AGCTGGGAAGTGAAAGGAGTGGCTCCAGACGTCGAAGTGAAAGCAGAAGATGCCCTTGATGTTGCACTTAAAATCATTAAGCTTCGTGCTGAAATCCCTGCCACTGTCAAAGCTGCTGCGTCTTTGGTTGCAGACAACTACGCTTTTGAAAGCATTGGGGTTGATGTGGCTGAAAAGCTGGAGGGACTTGTAGATAGTGGTGAATACAACATGATCTCCTCTAAGGAAGCACTGGAAGAAAAACTCTCAGCAGATCTCGCAAAATTGTCCGCGGACAAGTGCCTGAAAGTCACCGACAACTCCCCTACAATGCTGCCAACG GATACTTCTCCAGAGATGCTGATTGAACTCATCAAAGTTTCCTTTCAAACCGACGTGTTTGAGCACAACATTGGTTATCTCCGTTTCGACATGTTTGGGGAGTTCAACCAAATCCCGGTCGTTGCCCAGATCATTGTGGATCAGGTCTGGAATAAGGTGGTAGATACAGACGCAATGATCCTTGACCTCAG GAACAACATTGGAGGGTCAATTAACCCAATTGCCGGGTTCAGCTCGTACTTCTTTGATGTGGACAAAGAGATTGTATTGGACAAACTATACGACAGACCTTCCGGCACCACAAAAGACCTGGTCACCATTCCACAGCTGACAG ggAGGAGGTACGGCTCCAAGAAGAGCCTGCTGATTCTGACAAGCAGTGTGACGGCTGGCGCAGCTGAGGAATTCGTGTACATCATGAAGAACCTCGGCCGTGCCATGATTGTGGGTGAGGCGACCAGTGGCTCCTGCCAACCCCCGAAGCCTTTCCAAGTTGGTGACAGTAATATCTTCTTGGCCATTCCCACCACCCACTCAGACACTGCTCAGGGTATCGCCTGGGAGGGTGCTGGAATTGCCCCTCACATTCCGGTGCCTGCTGAAGCAGCCCTGGACACAGCCAAGGGCATTCTCAACAAGCACTTTTCAGGGCAGAAGTAA
- the gdf2 gene encoding growth/differentiation factor 2 → MEGFRCLLLYLCLSLAGSCKGKSIEDDSGVLQTLDDDLEQEDNLNSRLEKLGTMKEDFLRMLNLSGVPQEQRKVQPPPFMMELYNKYASDKSSVPRSDVIRSFILQDVTQSVIRNNKTSHRLLFNVSVPNFEEVTLVQLRLFTLWDGAQTACDDFLASVTVYEVEHIQNREILHLLDRKDIPDTEPTWEAFDVTNAIHSWLQSSCGAGELEVKVESQGCGSFKGGGFNISLDLEDNTSPVLIVFSDDIENRKGKARGEVKEMMTHEDESFLLKVDALEDSNGEVHLDRHPRRKRQARKNYCRRTSLRVNFKDIGWDQWIVAPPEYEAYECKGVCSFPLTNDVTPSKHAIIQTLMHLSNPKKANKACCVPTKLDPLTVMYQENGVITVRHLYEEMKVAKCGCR, encoded by the exons ATGGAGGGGTTTCGTTGCTTACTGCTGTACCTGTGCCTCAGTTTGGCCGGATCTTGTAAGGGGAAATCCATAGAAGACGACTCGGGTGTTCTCCAAACGCTGGATGATGACCTAGAGCAAGAGGACAACTTGAATTCCAGGCTGGAGAAGTTGGGGACCAtgaaagaagactttctgagAATGCTGAACCTGTCAGGGGTTCCGCAGGAGCAGAGGAAGGTTCAGCCTCCTCCATTCATGATGGAGCTGTACAACAAATATGCTTCAGATAAGTCCTCTGTCCCACGTTCCGATGTCATCCGTAGCTTCATCTTACAAG ATGTGACCCAATCTGTTATCCGCAACAACAAGACCTCACACAGACTGCTATTCAATGTCTCAGTCCCTAATTTCGAAGAGGTTACCCTGGTGCAACTGCGACTCTTCACgctgtgggacggggctcaaaCGGCCTGCGACGACTTCCTCGCTTCCGTTACCGTCTACGAGGTGGagcacattcagaaccgagAGATACTACACCTTCTGGACAGGAAAGACATCCCTGACACAGAGCCCACTTGGGAAGCCTTTGACGTAACGAACGCCATCCACAGCTGGCTTCAGTCAAGTTGTGGAGCAGGTGAACTGGAGGTCAAGGTAGAAAGTCAGGGCTGTGGGTCATTCAAAGGAGGTGGTTTCAACATCAGCCTGGATTTGGAGGACAACACCTCTCCGGTTCTGATCGTCTTCTCAGACGACATCGAGAACAGGAAGGGGAAGGCCAGAGGCGAGGTAAAGGAGATGATGACTCATGAAGACGAGAGCTTTTTGTTGAAGGTAGATGCTCTTGAGGACTCTAATGGTGAAGTCCACCTGGACCGGCATCCCAGGAGAAAGAGGCAGGCACGGAAGAACTACTGTCGGAGGACCTCGCTGAGGGTGAATTTCAAGGATATCGGATGGGACCAGTGGATAGTGGCGCCACCAGAGTATGAAGCCTACGAATGCAAAGGGGTGTGCTCTTTCCCCCTGACTAATGACGTAACCCCTTCCAAGCATGCCATCATCCAAACTCTGATGCATCTGAGCAACCCCAAAAAAGCCAACAAGGCCTGCTGCGTTCCGACCAAGCTGGATCCCTTGACTGTTATGTACCAAGAGAACGGCGTCATCACCGTGCGGCACCTGTATGAGGAGATGAAGGTGGCTAAATGTGGCTGTAGATAA
- the gdf10b gene encoding growth/differentiation factor 10 produces the protein MVRAPVWLVPVLLVLDVVEVQLVLSLKQHAADRGDALSASMFKLYEKFSKEPRGHAHENTVRSFRAAEVTSSSDVLFHLNLTSIPDSEVILSASLHFLEQHGRQRSWSCRRSRGPSCRLQHLQPSPHVQLVLRGHLQNKASPSHLGNITMESPLRKGPWQVADVSSAVREAHAQNDLFISVEFYSGERWQDRFSHHSLPYLLVYSNDLAITEPNSIAMSLQRYSHFPVGEDRGTGPPLATPSSRIRRSANDLQDNFLPDIRDNDLKHKDLWYSTYFALKPKPSPRSQGERHGHEVKHGGGLSQELSFDERTMKKARRKQWSEPRVCARRYLRVDFADIGWSEWILAPKAFDAYYCAGTCGFPMPKVVHPSNHATIQSIVRAVGIVPGVPEPCCIPEKMSPLAVLFLDTSRNMVLKVYPSMSVDTCACR, from the exons ATGGTGCGTGCTCCGGTCTGGCTCGTGCCGGTTCTGCTGGTGCTGGACGTGGTGGAGGTCCAGCTGGTGCTCTCGCTGAAGCAGCACGCCGCGGACCGCGGGGACGCGCTCTCGGCCAGCATGTTCAAACTGTACGAGAAGTTCAGCAAGGAGCCGCGCGGGCACGCGCACGAGAACACCGTCAGGAGCTTCAGAGCAGccgaag TGACCTCCAGCAGCGACGTCCTTTTCCACCTCAACCTGACCTCCATCCCAGACTCGGAGGTGATCCTGTCCGCAAGCCTGCACTTCCTGGAGCAGCATGGCCGCCAGCGGTCCTGGAGCTGCCGGCGTTCCCGGGGACCCTCATGCCGTCTCCAGCACCTGCAACCTTCGCCCCATGTCCAGCTAGTTCTTCGAGgacatttacaaaataaagcCTCCCCCTCTCATTTGGGTAACATCACAATGGAATCCCCTCTCAGGAAAGGACCGTGGCAGGTGGCAGATGTGTCTTCGGCCGTCCGGGAGGCACATGCTCAGAATGACCTCTTTATTTCAGTGGAGTTTTACTCTGGTGAAAGGTGGCAGGATCGCTTCTCGCACCACAGCTTGCCTTACCTTCTTGTGTACTCCAATGACCTGGCCATAACCGAGCCCAACAGCATCGCCATGAGCTTGCAGAGGTACAGCCACTTTCCAGTGGGGGAGGACAGAGGGACTGGACCACCCTTGGCAACTCCAAGCTCCAGAATCAGGAGAAGTGCAAACGATTTGCAGGACAACTTCCTTCCTGACATCCGAGACAACGACCTGAAACACAAGGACCTGTGGTATAGCACTTACTTCGCTCTGAAGCCCAAACCCTCGCCCAGGAGCCAAGGTGAGAGACACGGCCACGAGGTTAAACACGGCGGGGGTTTGTCTCAGGAGCTGAGCTTTGATGAGAGGACCATGAAGAAGGCTCGTCGCAAACAATGGAGCGAGCCCAGAGTGTGCGCCCGGCGCTACCTGAGGGTGGACTTTGCGGATATAGGCTGGAGCGAGTGGATCCTGGCCCCGAAGGCATTTGATGCGTACTACTGCGCAGGAACCTGTGGATTTCCCATGCCCAAG GTCGTTCACCCCTCCAATCATGCCACCATCCAAAGCATCGTGAGGGCCGTGGGGATCGTTCCTGGGGTTCCAGAGCCTTGCTGCATCCCCGAGAAGATGAGTCCGCTAGCGGTGCTGTTCCTGGACACCAGCAGGAACATGGTGCTGAAGGTCTACCCCAGcatgtctgtggacacctgcGCCTGCCGATAA